In the genome of Massilibacillus massiliensis, one region contains:
- a CDS encoding helix-turn-helix domain-containing protein encodes MENSNNMDMIGKRINMVRTKLGLTQTVFAASIGISQGNLSEMEKGKFFPSYSTLILLIKKYKVSADWILTGEEVTHKNQFAENPEVKEMHDVIDRVMSDPNSEVRTWGKVQFRKAFAEYFPVKDEKK; translated from the coding sequence ATGGAAAACAGCAACAATATGGATATGATTGGGAAAAGAATAAATATGGTAAGAACAAAACTTGGTTTAACTCAGACGGTTTTTGCAGCTTCAATTGGGATATCACAAGGAAATCTAAGCGAAATGGAAAAGGGAAAGTTTTTTCCATCGTATAGTACATTGATATTGCTAATTAAAAAATATAAAGTATCTGCTGATTGGATATTAACGGGAGAAGAGGTAACACATAAAAATCAATTTGCTGAAAATCCAGAAGTAAAGGAAATGCATGATGTTATTGATAGAGTTATGTCTGATCCTAATTCGGAAGTTCGGACGTGGGGGAAAGTTCAATTTCGTAAAGCATTTGCTGAGTATTTTCCGGTGAAGGATGAGAAAAAATAA
- a CDS encoding DUF1016 N-terminal domain-containing protein, producing MNELDDIVNKLYNQIIKIIPNSKKMLRDYWEIGKMLSRLDEMKIKQSYQTAMLTELSIKLNNQYTKGYGLSTLEAMKNFYNDFFDFNKVNSDFNWSYYSKSRTFVNRKGFERIRKNRISEQPLEILIKLFLKVNQKFLQNEMGSILLNLSERSLCARMMLYFQEAIAKTTFNDYYVDVEYNRNDGKVKTIIEKNEELVVVSVTCDLIIHSRGEKINQDNLLALEMKKSTASEQEKKKDKNRLIALTKDSYDDVWSFDGRTLPEHVCRYLIGIYYEIDIANRLVVLEYYRKGKILDSFTMNF from the coding sequence GTGAATGAATTAGATGATATTGTAAATAAATTATATAATCAAATTATAAAAATAATTCCAAATTCTAAAAAAATGCTTAGAGATTATTGGGAGATTGGTAAGATGTTGTCTAGACTTGATGAAATGAAAATAAAGCAATCTTATCAAACAGCTATGTTGACAGAATTGAGTATTAAATTAAATAATCAATATACAAAAGGATATGGATTGTCGACTTTAGAAGCAATGAAAAATTTTTATAATGATTTTTTTGATTTTAATAAAGTTAATAGTGATTTTAATTGGAGTTATTATAGTAAAAGTAGAACTTTTGTGAATAGAAAAGGTTTTGAACGAATAAGAAAAAATAGAATAAGTGAACAACCACTTGAAATATTGATAAAATTATTTTTGAAAGTAAATCAAAAATTTTTACAGAATGAGATGGGGTCAATTTTATTAAATCTTTCTGAAAGATCTTTATGTGCACGAATGATGCTATATTTTCAGGAGGCAATAGCTAAAACAACTTTCAATGATTATTATGTTGATGTTGAATATAATAGAAATGACGGAAAAGTAAAAACAATTATTGAAAAAAATGAAGAACTAGTAGTTGTATCTGTGACTTGCGATTTAATAATCCATAGTAGAGGCGAAAAAATAAATCAAGATAACTTACTTGCTTTAGAAATGAAAAAATCCACAGCTTCTGAGCAGGAAAAAAAGAAAGATAAAAATCGTCTTATTGCACTGACAAAAGATAGTTATGACGATGTTTGGTCATTTGATGGACGCACATTGCCGGAGCATGTATGTAGATATTTAATAGGAATATATTATGAAATAGATATAGCAAATAGATTAGTTGTACTTGAGTATTATAGAAAAGGTAAAATATTAGATAGTTTTACAATGAATTTTTAG
- a CDS encoding ATP-binding protein: protein MQEMSFVELAPDAHLLLSSLRSVGYRPETAIADIVDNCITAGADMVKVNFIWNGRESKIIICDNGIGMDQEKLIKSMKIGSSSPKDYRAKNDLGRFGMGMKTAAFSMGKQLNVVTKINNQYSNACWDLSFIEKDASGLWKLLVSEETKFADYLDDWDHGTAIVVEDLDHIIPEHGSKATKTKNNFYALIDVVLKHLGLVFHRFIEDESLKITINDVPVVAWNPFCLSNSATQELGEEVYCENSKEVIIQPYTLPHKTKFKTEKEFADAEGPYGLTAHQGVYVYRNRRLLVFGTWFGHIRKEPAFNLARIKLDIDAESDYDWKIDIKKSAATPPLYIRDILYRTIDICTETSAKVYNSRGSYSKNVISPNLGYVWEQRKNKNGLYSFHVNKKHPILAGVEKKLDNTGQEDLSAFLALVENYAPFLQSGVVDYLHTSGNEGMAHIDELQKQIDLEELKGYIRSFFNKSYEKDEIVPIILGMANFKYLRTDILKIFEENDYD, encoded by the coding sequence ATGCAAGAAATGTCTTTTGTTGAACTGGCTCCAGATGCGCATCTACTTTTATCTTCTTTGCGTTCTGTCGGCTATAGGCCTGAAACTGCGATTGCCGATATCGTTGACAATTGTATTACAGCTGGTGCAGATATGGTAAAAGTGAATTTCATTTGGAATGGACGAGAATCAAAAATTATTATTTGCGATAACGGTATAGGAATGGATCAGGAAAAATTAATAAAATCCATGAAAATCGGCTCCTCTTCACCAAAAGATTATAGAGCGAAAAATGATTTGGGGCGGTTTGGAATGGGCATGAAAACAGCCGCGTTTTCAATGGGAAAACAGTTGAATGTTGTGACTAAAATAAATAATCAATATTCAAATGCTTGTTGGGATTTATCTTTCATCGAAAAGGATGCGTCTGGGCTTTGGAAACTTCTTGTAAGCGAGGAAACGAAGTTTGCGGACTACTTAGATGATTGGGATCATGGTACAGCAATTGTTGTTGAAGATTTAGATCACATAATACCTGAGCACGGTTCTAAAGCCACAAAAACAAAGAATAATTTTTATGCCCTGATTGATGTTGTATTAAAACATCTAGGGCTGGTTTTTCATAGATTTATTGAAGATGAAAGTCTGAAAATTACTATAAATGATGTTCCGGTTGTGGCATGGAATCCCTTCTGCTTGAGCAACAGTGCAACACAAGAACTTGGCGAAGAAGTTTATTGTGAAAATAGTAAGGAAGTTATTATTCAACCGTACACCCTGCCGCATAAAACTAAGTTTAAAACAGAAAAAGAGTTTGCGGATGCAGAGGGACCATATGGTTTAACAGCTCATCAAGGAGTTTATGTTTACAGAAATCGAAGGCTACTCGTATTCGGAACTTGGTTTGGCCATATTAGAAAAGAACCGGCTTTTAACTTGGCCCGTATAAAGCTGGATATAGATGCTGAGAGCGATTATGATTGGAAGATTGACATTAAAAAATCCGCTGCAACACCACCCCTTTATATTCGAGATATTTTATACCGTACAATTGATATATGTACAGAAACATCAGCAAAAGTATATAATTCGAGGGGATCATATTCTAAAAATGTGATTTCTCCTAATCTAGGGTATGTATGGGAGCAACGTAAAAACAAGAATGGCCTTTATTCCTTTCACGTTAATAAGAAACATCCGATATTAGCAGGAGTAGAAAAGAAACTTGATAATACAGGGCAGGAAGATTTATCAGCCTTTCTTGCATTAGTAGAAAACTATGCGCCGTTTTTACAGTCTGGCGTTGTTGATTATTTGCATACTTCTGGAAATGAGGGAATGGCTCATATAGATGAACTGCAAAAACAAATAGACTTGGAAGAACTAAAAGGATATATTAGAAGTTTTTTTAATAAAAGTTATGAAAAAGATGAAATAGTACCAATAATTTTAGGAATGGCAAATTTCAAATATCTAAGAACTGATATTCTTAAAATTTTTGAGGAGAATGACTATGATTAA
- a CDS encoding Z1 domain-containing protein translates to MIKVPHELTESQRNLYVAAYIRCVELKSAHPNQAIIDIVEQVVSDFSPIISSEHNLKDFLFEEISAEIEPVITIISDEMKFSDWWKQLKKSPDFHSEYWTRYYDYLLKKDNWSINAVRDIDEATDDVMNVISNAYAHNKEERMGLVFGYVQSGKTAHYIGLVNKAIDAGYKIIIVLSGIHNNLRSQTQARIDEEVLGYETSLEAQGNFIHAKNAIGVGIGKNNQIVDSPLYQSLTTRDEKGDFNAKVAGTSMHPPYSIVTKKNATVLRKLIAYFQKSPFAETSSLGGKYIPSELPVLIIDDEADQASLNTNECFDVAGNILDNYNPTTINGLIREMLRLFECRSYVGYTATPFANIFIPPHINDSKYGSDLYPKDFILRIPRADGYIGAREFFGLTGEEETPAMPLCRDIIDGKSYLGKGTKADDPVGEIPSDLKNAIKSFVISTAIRNLRGQINKPNTMLIHIVRFVAQQNKIKRKVSEYFKEGIENLVLYGDADIEKSLKVIWEYDYKKTTSGMIADFPKYMKNVSLLEWSAIYKEIKRLFIDKEFMIYSINGKSIDSLMYKDRAGKPFNVIAIGGDKLSRGLTLEGLTVSYFTRSSNTYDTLMQMGRWFGYRPGYLDLCRLYTTPMLKKYFLHISMATEELVHQFDFMNDMDQTPMSFGLRVATHPDLLISSRNKVRTGKERQKDFSNHLSQTRSFDVNPEQYDRNFVAAEMLLKAIGKPMDKKKYWSQKNRDAAGEHFFWTNVAGFDITNFLEDYETSENATRANSQYMADYIRNQNKCGGLTNWTVCLINVGNGEKFSIAGIKGIGSGIEREKGLNESENFCSIHTMTSAGHEYFDYDKKQLDYVDEIKKRNTNGDEKTLAEFIRKSTRPRECGLLILYPIGKAGILTKNKGDHKTPFGFAVVFPHRKGFGTLQSYRVTDIAIERENYELYE, encoded by the coding sequence ATGATTAAAGTACCGCACGAGTTAACTGAAAGTCAAAGAAATTTATACGTAGCAGCATATATCCGATGTGTGGAATTGAAGTCTGCTCACCCAAATCAAGCTATTATAGATATTGTGGAACAAGTCGTTTCTGATTTTTCTCCGATAATTTCAAGTGAGCACAATCTTAAGGATTTTCTCTTTGAAGAAATTTCTGCTGAGATAGAACCTGTTATCACCATAATCAGCGATGAAATGAAATTTTCTGATTGGTGGAAACAACTTAAAAAATCGCCAGATTTTCATTCCGAATACTGGACGAGATATTACGATTATCTTTTGAAAAAGGATAATTGGAGCATTAATGCTGTAAGAGATATAGATGAAGCAACGGATGATGTCATGAACGTCATTTCCAATGCTTATGCCCATAACAAAGAAGAACGTATGGGATTGGTTTTTGGTTATGTTCAGTCAGGCAAAACAGCTCATTATATTGGCTTAGTCAATAAAGCTATTGATGCAGGGTACAAAATAATAATTGTTTTAAGTGGAATACATAACAACTTGCGAAGTCAGACACAAGCGCGAATAGATGAAGAAGTGCTTGGCTATGAAACCAGTCTTGAAGCCCAAGGAAATTTTATTCATGCAAAAAATGCAATAGGTGTTGGGATTGGAAAAAACAATCAAATTGTAGATTCACCTTTATATCAATCTTTGACGACAAGAGATGAAAAAGGAGATTTTAACGCCAAGGTCGCAGGGACTTCGATGCATCCTCCATATTCGATCGTTACTAAAAAGAATGCGACGGTACTGAGAAAACTGATCGCATATTTTCAAAAAAGCCCCTTTGCAGAGACAAGCTCTCTTGGAGGGAAGTATATTCCCTCTGAATTGCCTGTTTTAATTATAGACGATGAAGCAGATCAAGCATCTTTGAATACCAATGAATGTTTTGATGTAGCAGGTAATATATTGGATAATTACAATCCTACTACGATAAATGGATTAATAAGAGAAATGCTTCGCCTGTTTGAATGCCGCTCTTATGTCGGGTACACTGCAACACCTTTTGCCAATATTTTCATTCCCCCTCATATAAATGACAGCAAATATGGCAGTGACCTATATCCTAAAGATTTTATTTTGAGAATCCCGAGAGCTGATGGATATATAGGAGCCAGAGAGTTTTTCGGATTGACGGGAGAGGAAGAAACGCCGGCTATGCCGTTATGCCGAGATATTATTGACGGTAAAAGTTATTTGGGCAAAGGGACAAAAGCAGATGATCCTGTCGGCGAGATACCATCAGACCTCAAAAATGCAATTAAGAGTTTTGTGATCTCAACTGCCATAAGAAATCTAAGAGGCCAAATTAATAAGCCTAATACAATGCTAATTCATATTGTGAGGTTTGTTGCTCAACAGAATAAAATTAAGAGAAAAGTCAGCGAGTATTTTAAAGAAGGAATTGAGAACCTTGTTTTATATGGGGATGCTGATATAGAAAAGAGCTTGAAAGTAATATGGGAATATGATTACAAGAAAACAACCAGCGGTATGATAGCAGACTTCCCTAAATATATGAAAAATGTTTCTTTGCTTGAATGGTCAGCAATATATAAAGAAATTAAACGTCTTTTCATTGATAAAGAGTTTATGATTTATAGTATTAACGGCAAAAGTATAGATTCTTTGATGTATAAGGATCGTGCAGGCAAACCATTTAATGTTATCGCCATTGGAGGGGACAAGCTTTCTAGAGGGCTTACCCTTGAAGGTCTTACTGTCAGCTATTTTACAAGAAGCTCCAATACATACGATACATTGATGCAGATGGGCCGGTGGTTTGGATATCGCCCGGGGTATTTGGACTTGTGCCGTCTTTATACAACACCGATGCTAAAAAAATATTTTTTACATATTAGTATGGCTACGGAAGAACTTGTCCATCAGTTTGATTTTATGAATGATATGGATCAAACACCGATGTCTTTTGGGCTTAGAGTTGCAACTCATCCAGACTTGCTTATTTCAAGCAGAAATAAAGTAAGGACTGGAAAAGAGAGGCAGAAGGATTTCAGCAACCATCTCAGTCAGACAAGATCGTTTGATGTCAACCCGGAACAGTATGACCGTAATTTTGTAGCTGCTGAGATGTTGCTTAAAGCAATTGGAAAACCAATGGACAAGAAGAAGTATTGGAGCCAGAAAAATCGTGATGCTGCAGGTGAACACTTCTTCTGGACAAATGTTGCAGGATTTGATATTACCAATTTTTTGGAAGATTATGAGACCTCTGAAAATGCAACAAGAGCCAACAGTCAATATATGGCCGACTACATACGCAATCAGAATAAGTGTGGGGGACTAACAAATTGGACCGTGTGTCTAATCAATGTTGGCAACGGTGAAAAGTTCTCTATTGCAGGGATTAAAGGGATTGGATCAGGAATTGAGCGAGAAAAAGGACTTAATGAGAGCGAAAATTTTTGTTCTATTCATACTATGACTTCTGCTGGGCATGAATATTTTGATTATGATAAGAAACAGTTAGATTATGTGGACGAAATAAAAAAACGCAACACTAACGGTGATGAAAAAACTCTAGCAGAATTTATCAGGAAATCAACACGACCTAGAGAATGCGGCCTTTTGATACTCTATCCAATTGGAAAGGCTGGAATACTGACAAAAAATAAAGGTGATCATAAAACGCCTTTCGGATTTGCTGTTGTATTTCCTCATAGAAAAGGGTTTGGCACATTGCAGTCATATAGAGTGACGGATATTGCCATTGAGAGGGAAAACTATGAGTTATACGAGTGA